A genomic segment from Leptolyngbya boryana PCC 6306 encodes:
- a CDS encoding helix-turn-helix domain-containing protein, protein MQRSQLPGSRIKELRIQQGLSLRRLGGSAFVNASTLSRLEQGKTRCSSYTIAQVAKSLSVSPVEIDPDFNQKVLAELASIEADLKRIEEYQGKVSELQSSIAHRQRMIVSCLLGGQVAS, encoded by the coding sequence ATGCAGCGTAGTCAACTCCCCGGTTCTCGCATTAAAGAGCTTCGGATTCAGCAGGGTCTATCACTCCGCCGCTTAGGTGGTAGCGCCTTTGTTAATGCCTCTACCCTCAGCCGATTAGAGCAGGGGAAAACGAGGTGCAGTAGCTACACGATTGCTCAGGTAGCGAAAAGCCTTTCTGTTTCTCCGGTTGAAATCGACCCCGACTTTAATCAGAAAGTACTCGCGGAGCTAGCCAGCATTGAGGCGGATTTGAAGCGGATCGAAGAGTATCAGGGGAAGGTTTCGGAATTGCAATCGTCGATCGCACATCGGCAAAGGATGATCGTTTCATGCCTGCTCGGTGGTCAGGTTGCAAGCTAG